In one window of Fibrobacter sp. DNA:
- a CDS encoding squalene/phytoene synthase family protein, with protein MANILDQVGMGESVLTGKKAWNYAEEILLQVSRTFALNINVLKGKLHKSILLAYLYLRIADTVEDDPDMTASEKEVLLDKFAKIFRTAELREEDVSAFEEALPAGWRARGTEPYFDLCLHTHAVVPLLKELPEVYAAPVRDVTIEMCGGMAKFAKRQEAALSSGWFTLESVAELDEYCYYVAGIVGKLLTHLFAADTCLIGDARKAQMQKLDVSFGLALQVANIVKDCREDSERRVCFVPEEICRRYGFEHSYDMFDGGRLAAADAAGERADFEKRRAAVMNELVQKTWKHLEDAIAYTKLIPNVKMRTRLFCLWPLFMAAENMKLIGDGSSIFASDKKVKITRDTVKEIVKSTMKHFYSDKWIDKKFGEVRS; from the coding sequence ATGGCTAATATTTTGGATCAGGTTGGGATGGGCGAGTCTGTGCTGACTGGAAAGAAGGCATGGAATTACGCCGAAGAGATTTTGCTGCAGGTTTCCCGCACGTTCGCCCTGAACATCAATGTTCTCAAGGGCAAGTTGCACAAGAGCATTCTGCTTGCCTACCTGTATCTGCGCATTGCGGATACGGTGGAAGACGATCCGGACATGACTGCGTCGGAGAAGGAAGTTCTGCTGGACAAGTTTGCGAAGATTTTTAGGACGGCGGAACTGCGCGAGGAGGACGTTAGCGCTTTCGAGGAAGCGCTGCCTGCTGGATGGCGGGCCCGCGGGACTGAGCCCTACTTTGACTTGTGCTTGCATACTCATGCGGTGGTCCCGCTGTTGAAGGAACTGCCGGAGGTGTATGCGGCTCCTGTTCGTGATGTGACGATCGAGATGTGCGGCGGCATGGCGAAGTTTGCCAAGCGCCAGGAGGCCGCCCTCAGTTCCGGATGGTTTACGCTTGAAAGCGTGGCGGAGCTGGATGAATACTGCTACTATGTGGCGGGTATCGTCGGGAAGCTCCTGACGCACTTGTTTGCTGCAGACACCTGCCTTATTGGGGATGCCCGCAAGGCCCAGATGCAGAAGCTGGACGTAAGCTTCGGTCTGGCACTTCAGGTGGCCAACATCGTGAAGGACTGCCGCGAAGACTCCGAACGTAGGGTCTGCTTCGTCCCCGAGGAAATCTGCCGCAGGTACGGATTCGAACATAGCTACGATATGTTTGATGGCGGACGCCTGGCTGCAGCTGACGCCGCGGGCGAACGCGCTGATTTCGAAAAGCGTCGCGCCGCCGTGATGAATGAACTGGTTCAGAAGACGTGGAAACATCTAGAAGACGCCATCGCCTACACCAAGTTGATTCCCAACGTCAAGATGCGCACCCGACTGTTCTGCCTGTGGCCGCTGTTCATGGCCGCGGAGAACATGAAGCTTATTGGCGACGGTTCGTCGATCTTCGCCAGCGACAAGAAGGTGAAAATTACCCGCGACACGGTGAAGGAAATTGTGAAGTC
- the dnaA gene encoding chromosomal replication initiator protein DnaA, whose amino-acid sequence MQVEWERCLNYLRGMLSDTVYKTYFAQTKLTNLTTGHAIVTIPAGLDTAVYSAYKELIRLGWKEATHDESPIEFEFQQQESIPQPMVNSQNTFKDFIKPSVPLSGSFRFENFVPGDKAQLAFNAALAVARNPDGTQYNPLFIYGSSGLGKTHLLQAIGNYILEEDPAKRVCYLTSEDFSQQYMKCLREQRITEMSDFYRNEVDILLIDDIQNWTGKYETQNEFFLIFNALHQAGKQIVLTSDAPAAEVKNLSDRLVSRFAWGLTVDIQPPDVETREAILHKKAEERHLEISDEVLHYLAESIASNVRCLESAIIKLTLQSSLLNHDIDMSIAQKVVAEIAPTLRRRVSLDAVLHTVSKHYEVPEAKLIESGRGTKEISKARQVAMFLMRECSPISLQSIGSRFGGKDHSTVVHAIKSVKKEMETDPSFARLIESLKNSIHD is encoded by the coding sequence ATGCAAGTTGAATGGGAAAGATGTTTGAACTACCTCCGCGGAATGCTCTCCGACACGGTTTACAAGACCTATTTCGCTCAGACCAAGTTGACAAACCTTACAACAGGTCACGCCATCGTTACCATTCCCGCCGGCCTAGACACCGCTGTCTACTCCGCCTATAAGGAACTGATTCGCCTCGGCTGGAAAGAAGCCACCCACGACGAATCCCCCATCGAGTTCGAGTTCCAGCAGCAGGAATCTATCCCGCAGCCCATGGTGAATTCCCAGAACACCTTCAAGGACTTTATCAAGCCCAGCGTTCCCCTGTCCGGCAGTTTCCGCTTCGAGAACTTCGTGCCCGGCGACAAGGCCCAGCTGGCATTCAACGCAGCCCTCGCTGTAGCCCGCAATCCCGACGGCACCCAGTACAACCCGCTGTTCATCTACGGTTCCAGCGGCTTGGGCAAGACCCACCTGCTGCAGGCCATCGGTAACTACATCCTGGAAGAAGACCCCGCCAAGCGCGTGTGCTACCTGACTTCCGAAGACTTTTCCCAGCAGTACATGAAGTGCCTGCGTGAACAGCGCATCACCGAAATGTCCGACTTCTACCGTAACGAAGTAGACATCCTGCTGATCGACGATATCCAGAACTGGACCGGCAAGTACGAAACCCAGAACGAATTCTTCCTGATTTTCAACGCACTGCACCAGGCCGGCAAGCAGATCGTGCTTACCTCCGACGCACCCGCCGCCGAAGTCAAGAACCTTTCCGACCGCTTGGTGAGCCGTTTCGCATGGGGCCTTACGGTAGACATCCAGCCGCCCGACGTAGAAACCCGCGAAGCTATTCTCCACAAGAAGGCCGAAGAACGTCACCTTGAAATCAGTGACGAAGTTCTGCATTATCTTGCCGAAAGCATCGCAAGTAACGTCCGTTGCCTGGAAAGCGCCATCATCAAGCTCACGCTTCAGTCCAGCTTGCTGAACCACGATATCGACATGAGCATTGCACAGAAGGTTGTGGCCGAAATCGCCCCGACGCTCCGCCGCCGCGTAAGCCTCGACGCAGTGCTCCATACCGTCTCCAAGCACTACGAAGTGCCCGAAGCAAAGCTTATCGAATCCGGACGCGGTACCAAGGAAATTTCCAAGGCACGCCAGGTCGCCATGTTCCTGATGCGCGAATGCTCCCCCATCAGCCTCCAGAGCATCGGCTCCCGCTTCGGCGGTAAGGACCACTCTACCGTAGTTCACGCCATCAAGAGCGTGAAGAAGGAAATGGAAACCGACCCCAGCTTCGCCCGCTTAATCGAAAGCCTTAAGAACAGCATTCATGATTAA
- the galE gene encoding UDP-glucose 4-epimerase GalE produces MQILLCGGAGYIGSHTIIELDKAGHSVVVVDNLVNSSQESLRRVSEIIGKPVPFVKADVRDAEAMDKVFKQYKIDACIHFAGLKAVGESVAKPLEYYENNMNATFVLVDTMRKNGCKNIIFSSSATVYGNPAVIPITEACPKGECTNPYGKTKSMLEEVLSDVQKADPEWNVVLLRYFNPIGAHQSGRIGENPNGIPNNLMPYITQTAVGMRKELGVFGNDYDTPDGTGVRDYIHVCDLAAGHVCALQAIERKCGLAVYNLGTGHGYSVLDVVHAFEKVNGVKVPYSIKPRRPGDIATCYCDPAKAKAELGWEAKYGIEEMCRDSWNWQKNNPKGYEG; encoded by the coding sequence ATGCAGATTCTTTTGTGCGGTGGTGCGGGCTACATTGGTAGCCATACGATCATTGAGCTGGACAAGGCCGGCCATTCCGTTGTGGTGGTGGACAACTTGGTGAACTCCAGCCAGGAATCTCTCCGCCGTGTTTCCGAGATTATCGGCAAGCCGGTTCCTTTTGTAAAGGCCGACGTGCGCGACGCCGAGGCCATGGACAAGGTGTTTAAGCAATACAAGATCGACGCCTGCATTCACTTTGCTGGTCTCAAGGCTGTGGGCGAGTCTGTTGCAAAGCCCCTGGAATACTACGAGAACAACATGAACGCCACCTTCGTGCTGGTGGATACCATGCGCAAGAACGGCTGCAAGAACATTATTTTCTCTTCTTCTGCAACGGTGTACGGCAATCCGGCTGTGATTCCCATTACCGAGGCTTGCCCCAAGGGCGAGTGCACCAATCCTTACGGCAAGACCAAGTCTATGCTTGAAGAGGTGTTGAGCGATGTGCAGAAGGCCGACCCGGAATGGAACGTGGTGCTGCTGCGCTACTTTAACCCCATCGGTGCTCACCAGAGCGGCCGCATTGGCGAAAATCCCAACGGCATTCCCAACAACCTGATGCCCTACATTACCCAGACTGCGGTGGGCATGCGCAAGGAGCTGGGCGTGTTCGGCAACGACTACGATACTCCCGATGGAACGGGCGTTCGCGACTATATTCATGTGTGCGACTTGGCTGCCGGCCACGTGTGCGCGCTGCAGGCTATCGAGCGTAAGTGCGGCCTTGCCGTGTACAACCTGGGTACGGGCCACGGTTATAGCGTGCTCGACGTTGTGCATGCCTTCGAGAAGGTGAACGGCGTAAAGGTGCCCTACAGCATTAAGCCCCGCCGCCCGGGTGACATTGCTACCTGCTATTGCGACCCTGCCAAGGCCAAGGCCGAGCTGGGCTGGGAAGCCAAGTACGGTATCGAGGAGATGTGCCGCGATTCCTGGAACTGGCAGAAGAACAACCCCAAGGGTTACGAGGGATAG
- a CDS encoding polysaccharide biosynthesis protein has translation MNKLKELFSSFRMRKRVLALTDAFIVGVSGLISNFPLPLFADRIGRGDLLIVFLVSIFCCFSTLLFFGAYNKLWRYFGKKDYLICAYGTVAGIAVAAFLIFIIRGDLFWEFAILHAIIASAGICLFRVLFKDTFVTLVETGHKEAEVKRTLIVGAGSACDILLREIRNSRTRDGHNEDSLASKIYPVCIVDDDRQKLGTFMHDVVVAGGTSRIPEIAKHERIEQIVFAIPSCPPADRRAILDICGKTGLPVKVLPFVGSLLDASGIGDGSTNFVNQIRDIKVEDLLGREAIKFNNADIRNFIQGKVCMVSGGGGSIGSELVRQIAKYNPKQVIIVDIYENNAYEIQQELVMEYGSRLDLVTVIASVRDYFRMNEIFKKHTPDVVFHAAAHKHVPLMENNPMEAIKNNVIGTFNMATLALQHNVGKFVMISTDKAVNPTNVMGASKRCCEMIVQYLAQQEGSSTEFVTTRFGNVLGSNGSVIPLFKRQIEQGKPVTVTHPDIIRYFMTIPEAVSLVLEAASLAKGGEIFVLDMGQPVKIVTLAENLIRMYGKVPYKDVEIKFTGLRPGEKIKEELLMNEEGLEKTKNKLIFIGKQIEIHSDFINQLWELKNAANENKDEVAIAALRKIVPTFTTPEAFNKKVIG, from the coding sequence ATGAACAAACTGAAGGAATTGTTTAGCAGTTTTAGGATGCGCAAAAGGGTGTTGGCCTTGACCGATGCCTTTATCGTGGGTGTATCCGGTTTGATCTCGAACTTTCCGCTGCCGTTGTTTGCTGACCGCATTGGCCGTGGCGACTTGCTGATTGTCTTTTTGGTTAGCATATTCTGCTGCTTCAGTACCTTGCTGTTCTTTGGCGCCTACAACAAGCTGTGGCGTTACTTTGGCAAAAAGGATTACCTGATTTGTGCTTACGGTACAGTAGCGGGTATTGCCGTTGCTGCGTTCCTTATCTTTATTATTCGTGGAGACCTGTTCTGGGAATTTGCTATCCTGCACGCTATCATAGCCTCTGCGGGCATTTGCCTTTTCCGCGTGCTGTTCAAGGACACTTTTGTGACCTTGGTAGAAACGGGTCACAAGGAAGCCGAGGTCAAGCGTACCTTGATTGTTGGCGCTGGCTCCGCATGCGATATTTTGCTTCGCGAAATCCGCAACAGCCGTACTAGGGATGGCCACAACGAGGATTCCTTGGCCAGCAAGATTTACCCGGTTTGCATTGTGGATGACGATCGCCAGAAGCTGGGAACCTTTATGCACGATGTGGTGGTGGCCGGTGGTACCAGCCGCATTCCCGAAATCGCCAAGCACGAACGTATCGAGCAGATTGTGTTTGCCATTCCCAGCTGCCCCCCGGCAGACCGCCGTGCCATTCTCGACATTTGTGGCAAGACCGGCTTGCCGGTTAAGGTGTTGCCCTTTGTGGGCAGCCTTCTTGACGCATCGGGTATTGGCGATGGCTCTACTAATTTCGTTAACCAGATTAGAGATATTAAAGTCGAGGATCTGCTTGGACGAGAGGCTATCAAGTTCAATAATGCAGATATCCGTAATTTTATCCAGGGCAAGGTTTGCATGGTATCGGGTGGTGGTGGCAGTATTGGTAGTGAACTTGTGCGCCAGATTGCAAAGTACAATCCGAAGCAGGTCATTATTGTAGACATTTACGAGAATAATGCCTATGAAATTCAGCAGGAATTGGTGATGGAGTATGGCTCTAGGCTGGATTTGGTTACAGTGATTGCCAGTGTTCGTGACTACTTCCGAATGAATGAAATTTTCAAGAAGCATACTCCGGATGTTGTTTTCCATGCTGCTGCTCATAAGCACGTACCCTTGATGGAAAACAACCCTATGGAGGCTATTAAGAACAACGTAATTGGCACGTTTAACATGGCAACTCTTGCCTTGCAGCATAATGTGGGCAAGTTTGTAATGATTAGTACCGATAAAGCGGTGAACCCCACTAACGTGATGGGGGCAAGTAAGCGTTGCTGTGAAATGATTGTTCAGTATCTTGCCCAGCAGGAGGGGAGCTCTACTGAATTTGTGACGACACGCTTTGGAAATGTTCTTGGCAGTAATGGCTCTGTGATTCCTTTGTTCAAACGTCAGATTGAGCAGGGAAAGCCTGTTACTGTGACTCATCCGGATATCATCCGTTATTTTATGACTATTCCTGAGGCTGTGAGCTTGGTTCTGGAGGCCGCAAGTCTTGCCAAGGGCGGTGAAATTTTTGTTCTTGATATGGGACAGCCTGTAAAGATTGTCACCCTGGCAGAAAACTTGATTCGTATGTACGGTAAGGTTCCTTACAAGGATGTAGAAATCAAGTTTACGGGTCTTCGTCCTGGTGAAAAAATCAAGGAAGAACTTCTGATGAACGAGGAAGGCTTGGAGAAAACAAAAAATAAGCTAATTTTCATTGGAAAGCAGATTGAAATTCACTCTGATTTTATAAATCAGCTTTGGGAATTGAAAAATGCGGCTAATGAAAATAAGGATGAGGTTGCCATTGCCGCTTTACGTAAAATTGTGCCGACATTTACGACTCCAGAGGCTTTCAACAAAAAAGTTATTGGATAA